In Anopheles gambiae chromosome 2, idAnoGambNW_F1_1, whole genome shotgun sequence, a single window of DNA contains:
- the LOC1281332 gene encoding trithorax group protein osa isoform X22 has protein sequence MAGFTRTGPMLPLATAAAAAAASTARRWPPPSRRYNATGSCWFTGGGLFDSTGQNSNDSTTGGSGGPGNSAGPTGIHGAPGTPNSSSSSSSQGMRPTPSPTGSGSGSRSMSPAVGQQSISMPPRPSSSHSQAPNQQQQGPNHQHGGSNSNLVHGQQQQQQTQGPPPGTPEHHARVASPNRPPSASAQQQQQQQLPPVSSAPAGGPALPPSSQAGAAGGSAAAASAMAAQGYPAQPPHPPHMHGGPYKMGPGGPGGMPPGGPGQQMSPYPPPPHQQPPPQSQQYSPHSPASYSPRPQYPGAYGPSPPVPGPPPPPGTQSAQGPPGSGGPQPPHPPPPGGYPGQHRMPNHVGAGGPPPPPHSQYPPHQYPHQPPSPWGPPHTQQAGGPGGAGAGHVNNHVQQSQQGQGGPPTPGGAGGPRQVKGMPPGPPGAGGVHPQSPQQQQQQHSQHHQPPPPHHQPHHQAHHQSPHHPGGQSQQPPPQSGSPQPLNYLKQHLQHKGAYSGAPSPTPPPGQGYGNGPGMHPPMGPPHHMGPPMGLPPPPNASSMGPPPPAGTPPNQSPSGAGGSGALGHPQHPSQQDGGHPPSPHGQQQQQQPPSQPQHPGQQQQSQQSQQQPPHSPHHHPHGPPPPPHQHPGHHPGADVPPQPPHHGLLAGAGQDNGIGNAAGGPGAGGGAGGGPHHHHHPHHHHPVTSLVTTGPDGAPLDEASQQSTLSNTSVASGEDPTCSTPKSRKNDHYNQSHLTNTNTPSSSNASPGPHNAHEDFELNSSPTSWPRTPASPVFNSHVPPTPETPFRSTKQKSDSLNKLYEMDDKPDRRVFLDKLLAYMDERRTPITACPTISKTPLDLYKLYVYVQERGGFVEVCKVTKSKTWKDIAGMLGIGASSSAAYTLRKHYTKNLLPFECKFDRGGIDPGPIIAQVEAGSKKKSAKTTSVPSPGSSNSQDSFPAPGSSSASMDGYGPYPGSGYPPGSTPDYVQQQQQQQQQGAAGGPPGGPPTPGAPAGPGQQQPPQPQQRPPSQQSGTQSPHPGSAPPASGDNISVSNPFDDPVGPQRPPYQQGAPYPPVSRPQGAPYQGQPGGYGQYGAPDQYGPGAGTPPGQYPPPPGQQGQYPPTNRPLYPPYAPPEAGEGSLYRGTPPSSAAPGPPSAADPYRGYGSSPYPPPPQQRAYPPQQQPVVSAAPGVPPAGTPPIPGQTGGAAQGQVPPGGGPPSQQQQQQQQQQQPQQAPPPQQQPGAQGQPGAPGGGYPAPVGQPGVPQSAADYYRQQQEQALPYPQPNQPRRHPDFEKSQQPYPPYQQRPQMYPGGWQAGPGGQYRGQYPPQSPQQQWAHNGPRPSGPPGPPGAGVPPGGPPGAPSQWGATADVNRYPPSQQQPPYPTHQQGQQQPWNQMPPTSQNSPIRPPMRGGKPYPPMAGAGGPGVPAPPGTMPGMPPASINTPPQPPGVVGGPPGAAPGAAGGPVVPVSGGPPVVPSPGGGVVVPGSGVPSVAGSVGSAAGTPGATPVPNASPAVAVKTQPTVQGGGGQVQQAGPNFPPAGSGGVQQKRDIVFPSDSVEATTPVLYRRKRITKLDIGQTDAWRIFMALRSGLLVESTWALDVLNILLFDDSSVAYFGLAHLPGLLNLLLDHFQKSLCDMFESGKREGTTNRFSVEGSDRAALLDQMRDIDEEGEEAQREEEATGRNRSSSIAVTTTTTETTIKLEPASPMMTTTMTTTTTTTMIKQEKLENGLPEGGDASLHHNGTRDGGDSKAASNGTGSTIDRRRSAQCYARRNIKRCDSSVELDLGAVKNPPNPEERTLILTSTTNYTMTSRKGRPVKIHPAEDDVFVLDHRRDWDRASDYQYQRDTEVGGDPWTAGHTDPDPHDYIMDTFRAEFVNIPFAKYIKTSAKYAEAAKANGGRNGKRIAAANNNNNCSNNNNNNNNSVKCTSKNEREEPQQENAAVENSAAAAATTATVKNTSDEAPPTSMEVEEEEELLSPPKRRKEDPHLSPAATPTLRTRKDHHIARLMNGESGEEEEGQAKEKSDSGLVDKVVKNCIVKKEKAAEEKEATETGDKTTAAGTKGGTAPAPSPMDADCREIDMELEKSSTLSNGPQEAGAKDHRDGSESRTSTTPDPEQKKLPKVEANQPPPSPSAALKSSEEKMDVDEEAAAAGEQQKEEDSATTTSAEVATKAFDIAETVRDPARVLKRRRMSDYEDECYTRDEASLYLVTEGQDALARRCVAISNILRNLTFLPNNETEFSKSSRFLAILGKLLLLNHEHPLRTKKTRNYDREEDADFSDSCSSLQGEHEWWWDFLVQIRENMLVATANISGQLDLSRFDEPISRPILDGLLHWAVCPSAHGQDPFPTLGPNAALSPQRLALEALCKLCVTDANVDLVIATPPFSRLEKLCSVLTRHLCKNEDQVLREFSVNLLHYLAAADSSMARTVALQSPCVSYLVAFIEQAEQSALGVANQHGINFLRDNPDSMGTSLDMLRRAAGTLLHLAKHPDNRPLFMQQEQRLLGLVMSHILDQQVALIISRVLYQCSRGTGPLTTMEIESGGKAFTASNSSSTGAAAAASAANSTASSVMEAKGGATDAKALLSASSMSTNGGSIAGGPSSPSATHASNSSASTPNGAASNAVTAATNGQAASDEFATPSTPSATIAANESADSKAASANASSPAGPSYEESGASSPTTPAEHGASSMANMGTSSPAGIGTEVVNPSTGSAATNNTSNSNCSNSSSSNSSSSSSSSSSSSGNTVPTSPSAVTTAAATSPAASVAPSSQHPITASS, from the exons ATGGCCGGCTTTACCCGGACTGGGCCAATGTTACCGTtggcgacagcagcagcagcagctgctgcttcgACCGCCCGTCGGTGGCCACCGCCCTCCCGGCGGTACAATGCAACCGGATCGTGCTGGTTTACCGGCGgcggtttgttt GATTCGACGGGTCAAAACAGTAATGACAGCACGACGGGAGGTAGTGGCGGGCCCGGCAATTCTGCAGGACCAACGGGCATCCACGGTGCACCCGGCACACCGAACTCCTCctcttcgtcgtcgtctcAGGGCATGAGGCCAACGCCGTCGCCAACCGGTTCTGGTAGCGGGTCGCGTTCCATGTCACCGGCAGTAG GCCAACAAAGTATTTCGATGCCTCCTCGTCCATCCAGCAGTCACTCGCAAGCGCcaaaccagcaacagcaaggaCCGAACCATCAGCAcggcggcagcaacagcaatctCGTGCacggtcagcagcagcagcagcagacgcaaGGACCACCGCCAGGAACACCGGAACACCACGCCCGTGTAGCCTCGCCGAATCGTCCCCCGTCGGCTtccgcccagcagcagcagcagcaacaacttcCGCCAGTGTCGTCCGCACCCGCGGGCGGCCCAGCGTTACCGCCGTCGTCGCAGGCAGGTGCCGCCGGAGGGTCGGCAGCAGCGGCCTCCGCGATGGCCGCCCAAGGCTACCCGGCGCAACCGCCCCATCCACCGCACATGCACGGTGGCCCGTACAAGATGGGCCCGGGTGGCCCGGGAGGCATGCCGCCGGGTGGGCCCGGCCAGCAGATGTCACCTTACCCGCCACCCCCGCACCAGCAGCCACCTCCGCAGTCGCAGCAGTATTCACCACACTCGCCCGCGAGTTACTCGCCGCGTCCGCAATACCCGGGAGCGTACGGCCCGTCGCCACCGGTGCCggggccgccgccaccgcccggCACCCAGTCGGCCCAGGGTCCGCCCGGCAGCGGGGGTCCGCAACCGCCACACCCGCCGCCGCCCGGCGGCTATCCGGGACAGCACCGGATGCCGAACCACGTGGGTGCCGGGggaccaccgccaccgccccaCTCGCAGTACCCTCCGCACCAGTATCCGCACCAGCCGCCAAGCCCCTGGGGACCACCGCACACGCAGCAGGCCGGCGGCCCGGGTGGAGCCGGCGCGGGCCATGTAAATAATCATGTACAGCAATCGCAACAGGGCCAGGGCGGGCCACCGACGCCCGGCGGTGCCGGCGGACCGCGGCAAGTCAAGGGAATGCCGCCCGGTCCGCCGGGAGCTGGCGGCGTACATCCGCAGtcgccccagcagcagcagcagcaacactccCAACACCAtcagccaccgccaccacatCATCAGCCGCACCATCAGGCGCATCATCAGTCCCCGCACCATCCGGGCGGCCAGTCCCAGCAGCCGCCGCCCCAGAGCGGTTCGCCCCAGCCGCTCAACTACCTGAAGCAGCACCTTCAGCACAAGGGCgcgtacagtggagcgcccaGCCCGACGCCACCGCCCGGCCAGGGGTACGGCAACGGGCCCGGAATGCATCCACCGATGGGTCCGCCACACCACATGGGCCCCCCGATGGggctgccgccgccaccgaaCGCGAGCAGCATGGGTCCGCCGCCACCGGCCGGTACACCACCGAACCAGTCACCGTCCGGTGCGGGCGGCAGTGGCGCCCTCGGACATCCGCAGCACCCGTCGCAGCAGGACGGCGGGCATCCGCCTTCGCCGCAcgggcaacagcagcagcagcagcctccgTCGCAGCCCCAGCAccccgggcagcagcagcagtcgcaacaatcgcagcagcagcctcccCACTCGCCCCACCATCATCCGCATgggccaccgccgccgccccaCCAGCATCCGGGCCACCATCCCGGTGCCGATGTGCCGCCGCAGCCACCACACCACGGGCTGCTGGCGGGAGCGGGCCAGGACAACGGTATCGGCAATGCGGCTGGCGGGCcgggagcaggaggaggagcggGTGGAGGTccacaccatcaccatcatccccatcatcatcatccagtTACCTCACTCGTTACGACGGGACCTGATGGCGCTCCACTCGACGAAGCCAGTCAGCAGAGCACCTTATCCAATACCTCAGTAG CTTCCGGAGAAGATCCCACGTGCTCGACGCCGAAATCGCGGAAAAACGACCACTACAACCAAAGCCATCTGACGAACACCAACacgccgtcgtcgtcgaaTGCGTCGCCCGGACCGCACAACGCACACGAAGACTTTGAGCTCAACTCGTCCCCCACATCCTGGCCGCGGACGCCAGCTAGTCCA GTATTTAACAGTCACGTTCCTCCGACGCCGGAGACACCTTTTAGATCCACTAAG CAGAAATCGGACAGCTTGAACAAGCTGTACGAGATGGACGACAAGCCGGACCGGCGCGTGTTTCTGGACAAGCTGCTGGCGTACATGGACGAGCGAAGGACCCCGATCACGGCCTGCCCGACGATCTCGAAGACACCGTTGGATCTGTACAAGCTGTACGTGTACGTGCAGGAGCGCGGCGGGTTTGTTGAGGTGTGTAAG GTTACCAAGAGCAAAACGTGGAAGGACATCGCCGGCATGCTCGGGATTGGGGCGAGCAGCAGTGCCGCCTACACGCTGCGCAAGCACTACACCAAGAATCTGTTGCCGTTTGAGTGCAAGTTCGACCGTGGCGGTATCGATCCGGGCCCGATCATTGCGCAGGTCGAAGCCGGTTCGAAGAAAAAGTCTGCCAAAACGACCTCCGTTCCATCGCCGG GATCATCGAATTCGCAAGACTCGTTCCCAGCGCCCGGCAGCAGTAGTGCCTCGATGGATGGCTACGGACCGTACCCGGGCAGTGGCTATCCGCCCGGCTCCACGCCGGACtatgtgcagcagcagcagcagcagcagcagcagggtgcTGCCGGTGGCCCACCGGGTGGTCCACCGACGCCCGGTGCCCCAGCGGGCCCGGGACAGCAACAGCCGCCACAGCCCCAGCAGAGGCCACCCTCGCAGCAAAGTGGCACCCAGTCTCCTCATCCAG GTTCAGCACCGCCTGCCTCTGGCGATAACATTAGCGTGAGCAATCCCTTTGATGATCCCGTGGGTCCACAGCGTCCCCCGTATCAGCAGGGCGCTCCCTATCCACCGGTTTCACGTCCCCAAG GTGCTCCTTACCAGGGACAGCCGGGTGGTTACGGGCAGTACGGTGCCCCAGATCAGTACGGACCGGGGGCGGGCACACCGCCCGGCCAGTATCCACCGCCGCCCGGCCAGCAGGGACAGTATCCTCCAACGAATCGGCCGCTGTACCCACCGTACGCACCACCGGAAGCCGGAGAAGG ATCTCTCTACAGAGGCACACCACCATCGTCGGCGGCCCCCGGACCGCCATCGGCAGCCGATCCGTACCGGGGCTACGGCAGCTCACCCTACCCGCCGCCACCGCAGCAACGAGCGTAcccgccgcagcagcagccagtcgTCAGTGCGGCCCCCGGCGTTCCGCCCGCTGGTACGCCTCCGATTCCGGGCCAAACGGGTGGTGCCGCCCAAGGGCAGGTGCCGCCGGGAGGAGGACCACCatctcaacagcagcagcaacagcagcagcagcagcaaccgcagcaAGCGCCGCCtccgcagcagcaaccgggCGCCCAGGGCCAGCCGGGTGCACCGGGCGGAGGCTATCCGGCACCGGTCGGTCAGCCAGGCGTGCCACAGTCGGCCGCCGACTACTACcgacagcagcaggaacag GCTCTTCCCTACCCACAGCCCAACCAGCCCCGGCGCCATCCGGATTTCGAAAAGAGCCAACAGCCCTATCCTCCCTACCAGCAGCGGCCTCAGATGTATC CAGGTGGATGGCAGGCAGGTCCTGGTGGACAATACCGTGGTCAGTATCCTCCGCAGAGCCCCCAGCAGCAGTGGGCGCACAATGGTCCCCGGCCGAGCGGTCCGCCCGGTCCGCCCGGTGCTGGTGTCCCGCCCGGTGGTCCGCCCGGTGCTCCCAGTCAGTGGGGAGCGACCGCGGATGTGAATCGTTACCCTCCCAGCCAGCAACAGCCACCATATCCGACGCATCAGCAG GGACAGCAGCAGCCCTGGAACCAGATGCCACCGACGTCACAGAACTCACCGATCCGGCCACCAATGCGCGGTGGCAAACCGTACCCTCCGATGGCAGGGGCCGGTGGTCCGGGTGTTCCGGCGCCGCCCGGCACGATGCCGGGAATGCCACCGGCTAGCATCAACACACCGCCGCAACCGCCGGGCGTTGTCGGTGGTCCGCCAGGAGCGGCGCCAGGAGCCGCCGGTGGACCGGTCGTGCCCGTCAGTGGCGGTCCGCCCGTCGTTCCCTCCCCCGGCGGCGGCGTAGTAGTGCCCGGTAGCGGTGTTCCTTCCGTGGCTGGCAGTGTTGGCAGTGCCGCCGGCACGCCAGGAGCAACGCCAGTCCCGAACGCTTCGCCCGCGGTTGCCGTCAAAACGCAGCCAACGGTGCAGGGCGGCGGTGGCCAGGTGCAACAGGCCGGTCCGAACTTCCCGCCCGCCGGCAGCGGCGGTGTCCAGCAGAAGCGGGACATCGTGTTCCCGTCGGACAGTGTGGAGGCGACCACGCCCGTACTGTACCGGAGAAAGCGCATCACGAAGCTGGACATCGGGCAGACCGATGCGTGGCGGATATTCATGGCCCTTCGGTCGGGGCTGCTGGTGGAGAGTACCTGGGCACTGGACGTGCTGAACATCCTGCTGTTCGATGACTCCTCCGTGGCTTACTTTGGCCTAGCGCATCTGCCGGGGCTGCTGAATCTGCTGCTCGATCACTTCCAGAAGAGCTTGTGCGACATGTTCGAGAGTGGCAAGCGGGAGGGCACAACCAATCGGTTCAGCGTTGAGGGCTCCGATCGGGCCGCTCTGCTCGACCAGATGCGAGATATCGATGAGGAAGGCGAGGAGGCGCAAAGGGAGGAAGAGGCGACGGGTAGGAATAGATCGTCGTCGATCGCCGtaaccactaccactaccgaAACGACCATCAAGCTAGAGCCAGCGTCACCGATGATGacaacgacgatgacgacgaccaccaccaccaccatgatTAAGCAGGAGAAGCTCGAGAATGGTTTACCAGAGGGGGGTGATGCGTCGTTGCACCATAACGGAACGCGCGATGGTGGTGATAGTAAAGCGGCCAGCAACGGCACCGGCTCGACGATAGACAGGCGAAGAAGCGCCCAGTGCTATGCGCGACGCAACATCAAACGGTGCGACTCGAGCGTGGAGCTCGACCTGGGCGCGGTCAAGAACCCACCGAACCCGGAGGAGCGCACCCTGATACTGACGTCGACCACGAACTACACGATGACGTCGCGCAAGGGCCGCCCGGTGAAGATCCATCCGGCGGAGGACGACGTGTTTGTGCTCGACCACCGGCGCGACTGGGACCGGGCGTCCGACTACCAGTACCAGCGCGACACCGAGGTCGGGGGCGACCCGTGGACGGCCGGCCACACCGATCCGGACCCGCACGACTACATCATGGATACGTTCCGGGCCGAGTTTGTGAACATTCCATTTGCGAAGTACATCAAAACCAGCGCCAAGTACGCCGAGGCCGCCAAGGCGAACGGTGGTCGGAACGGCAAGCGGATAGCGGCGGccaacaataataacaattgcagcaacaataacaacaacaacaacaacagtgtaAAGTGTACAAGTAAAAACGAGCGCGAAGAGCCGCAGCAGGAGAACGCCGCGGTCGAGAATAGTGCCGCCGCTGCGGCTACGACAGCGACGGTGAAAAACACGTCCGACGAAGCGCCGCCCACGTCGATGGAGgtggaggaagaggaagagctGCTCTCGCCGCCGAAGCGAAGGAAAGAGGACCCGCATCTGTCGCCGGCCGCTACGCCGACGTTACGCACGCGCAAAGATCACCACATCGCCCGGCTGATGAATGGCGAGAGtggcgaggaggaggaggggcaAGCGAAGGAGAAGAGTGATAGCGGCCTGGTGGACAAAGTAGTTAAGAACTGTATAGTGAAGAAAGAGAAGGCAGCAGAGGAGAAGGAAGCGACCGAGACGGGCGACAAAACGACTGCCGCCGGCACAAAGGGCGGCACCGCACCGGCCCCGTCGCCGATGGATGCGGACTGTCGGGAGATCGACATGGAGCTGGAAAAGTCCTCGACGCTGTCGAACGGGCCGCAGGAAGCGGGAGCGAAGGATCACCGGGACGGCAGCGAGTCTCGAACGTCGACCACGCCTGACCCCGAACAGAAGAAGCTGCCGAAGGTGGAAGCAAATCAGCCGCCACCGTCCCCGTCAGCTGCTTTAAAATCCTCCGAAGAAAAGATGGATGTCGATgaagaggcagcagcagcaggggagCAGCAGAAGGAGGAGGACAGTGCGACCACGACGTCGGCGGAGGTAGCGACGAAAGCGTTCGACATTGCGGAAACGGTACGCGATCCAGCGCGCGTGCTGAAGCGGCGCCGGATGAGCGATTACGAGGACGAGTGCTACACGCGGGACGAGGCGAGCCTGTACCTGGTGACCGAGGGTCAGGATGCGCTGGCGCGGCGCTGCGTCGCCATATCGAACATCCTGCGCAATCTCACCTTCCTGCCGAACAACGAGACGGAGTTCTCGAAATCGTCCCGCTTTCTGGCGATACTgggcaagctgctgctgctcaaccACGAGCACCCGCTGCGCACGAAGAAGACGCGCAACTACGACCGCGAGGAGGATGCCGACTTCTCCGACTCGTGTAGCAGCCTGCAGGGCGAGCACGAATGGTGGTGGGACTTTTTGGTGCAGATCCGGGAGAACATGCTGGTGGCGACGGCCAACATCTCCGGCCAGCTCGACCTGTCGCGCTTCGACGAACCGATCTCGCGCCCGATTCTGGACGGGCTGCTGCACTGGGCGGTGTGCCCATCGGCCCACGGGCAGGATCCGTTCCCGACGCTCGGCCCGAATGCGGCCCTGTCGCCCCAGCGGCTCGCCCTCGAAGCCCTCTGCAAGCTGTGCGTGACGGATGCGAACGTGGATCTGGTCATCGCGACGCCGCCCTTCTCGCGGCTGGAAAAGCTGTGCTCGGTGCTGACGCGCCACCTGTGCAAGAACGAGGACCAGGTGCTGCGCGAGTTTTCGGTGAACCTGCTGCACTATCTGGCGGCCGCGGATAGCTCGATGGCCCGGACGGTGGCGCTACAGTCACCGTGCGTGTCCTACCTCGTGGCGTTCATCGAGCAGGCGGAACAGTCGGCGCTGGGCGTTGCCAACCAGCACGGCATCAACTTCCTGCGCGACAACCCGGACTCGATGGGCACCAGCCTGGACATGCTGCGGAGGGCTGCCGGTACGCTGCTCCACCTAGCGAAGCATCCGGACAACCGGCCGCTCTTCATGCAGCAGGAGCAACGGCTGCTGGGGCTGGTGATGAGCCACATACTGGACCAGCAGGTGGCACTCATCATTTCCCGCGTGCTGTACCAGTGCTCCCGGGGGACGGGTCCGCTCACGACGATGGAGATCGAATCGGGCGGCAAAGCATTCACCGCCAGCAACTCGTCTTCtactggagcagcagcagcagcatcggctgCAAACTCCACCGCTTCGTCCGTGATGGAAGCGAAAGGTGGAGCGACGGATGCAAAGGCTCTGCTATCTGCCTCCAGCATGTCCACGAACGGTGGCAGCATTGCCGGCGGTCCTTCCTCTCCGAGTGCGACGCATGCAAGTAACAGCAGCGCGTCCACGCCGAACGGCGCCGCCAGTAATGCGGTGACAGCCGCAACGAATGGACAGGCGGCATCGGACGAGTTTGCTACGCCGTCGACGCCTTCGGCCACCATTGCCGCTAACGAAAGCGCTGACAGTAAAGCTGCCTCCGCCAATGCCTCCTCCCCAGCCGGACCGAGCTACGAGGAATCCGGCGCATCGTCGCCGACCACGCCTGCCGAACATGGTGCATCATCGATGGCAAACATGGGCACTTCGTCGCCCGCAGGCATCGGTACGGAGGTGGTAAACCCTAGCACGGGTTCAGCAGCCACAAACAACACCTCCAACAGTAACTGCAGTAACAGTAGCAgtagtaacagcagcagcagcagcagcagcagcagtagtagtagtgggaATACCGTTCCCACGAGTCCGTCAGCCgttacaacagcagcagcaacctccCCTGCCGCCAGTGTGGCCCCGTCTTCGCAACATCCGATAACCGCTTCGTCGTAG
- the LOC11175650 gene encoding uncharacterized protein LOC11175650, translating to MKSVNVALTVGLVVSLIAIDGIAARSTVDRKKDYDYEYESGLTGGGGGGSSSSGSHLYGGSSYSPKSGYSAGSGLRSIAQGSADQANSAVANQHAAAKQAAYVAQNTLAQAASQAAATAQAALAGKHVLLQGLEQQSLEAHQALDAEIQQLQQAKRSAKAAQHAAQQALNHVQVLQSALNNAQVAAEHAQQSASEAAAELASQTQMVGTAKQRVEALEEQLNAARVDFEATQEAAHKAAASAQEAQNNAAEAAAHAAIPLVHVAQSIDHGSSHTLQAKIGKAGPSTKSFGKQHQQQHQQQQHELASSEDEINSGEIEVAANHNYGDFQPSQQTFNFAGY from the exons ATGAAGTCCGTTAACGTCGCCCTCACCGTTGGATTGGTGGTTAGCCTGATTGCTATCG ATGGCATCGCGGCCCGTTCGACCGTCGACCGCAAGAAGGACTACGACTACGAGTACGAATCGGGCCTCacgggtggcggtggcggcggcagcagcagcagcggtagcCACCTGTACGGTGGCAGCAGCTACTCACCGAAATCGGGCTACAGTGCCGGCAGTGGGCTCCGCTCGATCGCCCAGGGTTCCGCCGATCAGGCCAACTCGGCCGTCGCTAACCAGCATGCCGCAGCCAAGCAGGCTGCGTACGTGGCGCAGAACACGCTCGCCCAGGCGGCTTCCCAGGCGGCCGCCACGGCCCAGGCCGCCCTCGCCGGGAAGCACGTGCTGCTGCAGGGGCTGGAGCAGCAAAGCCTCGAGGCGCACCAGGCGCTCGATGCCGAgatccagcagctgcagcaagcGAAACGATCGGCCAAGGCGGCCCAGCACGCAGCCCAGCAGGCGCTCAACCACGTGCAGGTGCTCCAGTCCGCCCTGAACAATGCGCAGGTGGCGGCGGAACACGCACAGCAGAGCGCTAGCGAGGCGGCGGCCGAGCTCGCCTCCCAAACGCAGATGGTCGGTACGGCCAAGCAGCGCGTCGAGGCGCTGGAGGAGCAGCTGAATGCGGCCCGCGTAGACTTTGAGGCAACGCAGGAGGCGGCCCACAAGGCGGCCGCGTCGGCCCAGGAAGCGCAGAACAATGCGGCGGAAGCGGCAGCCCACGCCGCCATCCCGCTCGTGCACGTGGCCCAGTCGATCGATCACGGCAGCAGCCACACGCTGCAGGCCAAGATCGGTAAGGCCGGTCCGAGCACGAAATCGTTTGgcaagcagcaccagcagcagcaccagcagcagcaacacgagCTTGCCTCGTCGGAGGATGAGATAAACAGTGGGGAGATTGAGGTGGCGGCCAACCACAACTATGGCGACTTTCAACCGTCCCAGCAGACGTTCAACTTTGCCGGATACTGA